Proteins encoded by one window of Clostridium bornimense:
- a CDS encoding methyl-accepting chemotaxis protein: MGNNENRITRFANRLSITVTWIMVVLISILMTMSFMMGRLGKGISISIIVVIILMHICSTIIYIRDKSSNYIKYTTFATVFLPVCGALMGTDELVVITCLFCAIITYVSYADRKLVFSFMTIGAILEIIKIIYDIYTGNLAEFMSYIIMVATTIVFYIVVYFIVTLNCLYIKKVDDNLSEILAAKEKQEKTTNKILESSNVVVENSSKINNIINEIAQSSRLVSTAIEEIAQGTSGLAEDIESQSENIIKIQREIEESVKACEDMNNASITTSNVVDKGSDIVNKLFDESRVVTENTNEVYKLVNEFREESNEIANITSTITAIANQTNLLALNASIEAARAGELGKGFSVVAEEVGSLAYQSKEATKNINMIIKRLQDKSNKSNKMVEVLRESNGVQNLLVEETKIIFEDINANVNSIIEKNDFVKDSVNEVMNSNEAISKAIANISTVSEETMANTEQTFAMSNEHIEQAKKGESIISELVGAINELKDIDKE, from the coding sequence TTGGGAAATAACGAAAATAGAATAACCAGATTTGCCAATAGATTATCAATAACAGTAACTTGGATTATGGTGGTATTAATATCAATATTAATGACAATGTCATTTATGATGGGGAGACTTGGTAAAGGTATTTCTATATCAATTATAGTAGTAATTATATTAATGCATATTTGTTCTACAATAATTTATATTAGAGATAAAAGTAGTAATTATATAAAATATACTACTTTTGCTACTGTATTTTTACCTGTATGTGGGGCTTTAATGGGGACTGATGAACTTGTAGTCATTACTTGTTTATTTTGTGCAATAATTACATATGTTAGTTATGCTGATAGAAAATTAGTATTTTCCTTTATGACAATAGGAGCTATATTAGAAATTATTAAGATAATATATGATATATATACTGGGAATTTAGCAGAATTTATGTCATATATAATAATGGTAGCTACAACAATTGTTTTTTATATTGTAGTTTATTTTATAGTAACCTTAAACTGTTTATATATAAAAAAAGTGGATGATAATTTAAGCGAGATTTTAGCTGCTAAAGAAAAACAAGAAAAAACAACAAATAAGATTTTAGAGAGTAGCAATGTAGTTGTAGAAAATTCAAGTAAAATTAATAATATTATAAATGAAATAGCACAGTCTTCTAGATTAGTATCTACAGCTATTGAAGAGATAGCACAGGGGACCAGTGGATTAGCAGAAGATATTGAAAGTCAATCTGAAAATATAATTAAGATACAAAGGGAAATAGAGGAATCGGTAAAAGCTTGTGAAGATATGAATAATGCATCGATTACCACCTCTAATGTTGTAGATAAGGGATCAGATATAGTAAACAAGCTATTTGATGAATCAAGAGTCGTTACAGAAAATACAAATGAGGTATATAAATTAGTTAATGAATTTAGAGAGGAATCTAATGAAATAGCTAATATAACGTCAACTATTACAGCAATAGCTAATCAAACTAACCTTTTAGCATTAAATGCATCAATAGAAGCTGCAAGAGCAGGTGAACTTGGAAAAGGATTCAGTGTTGTTGCTGAAGAAGTTGGAAGTTTGGCATATCAATCTAAAGAAGCTACAAAGAATATTAATATGATAATAAAAAGATTACAAGATAAAAGCAATAAATCTAATAAGATGGTAGAAGTGCTAAGGGAAAGTAATGGTGTTCAAAATTTATTAGTTGAAGAGACTAAAATAATTTTTGAAGATATAAATGCTAACGTTAATTCTATAATTGAAAAAAATGATTTTGTAAAAGATAGTGTCAATGAAGTTATGAATTCTAATGAAGCAATAAGTAAAGCAATCGCTAATATATCAACAGTTTCAGAGGAAACTATGGCAAACACAGAACAAACTTTTGCTATGTCTAATGAACATATAGAGCAAGCTAAAAAAGGGGAATCAATTATATCAGAATTAGTAGGAGCAATTAACGAATTGAAAGATATAGATAAAGAATAA
- a CDS encoding methyl-accepting chemotaxis protein, translating to MNDSTASIINFANRKSIFISWIICIFMDISLISNSFEEGSRWWVNAIYIILIQIPIILATIAYKKNNKNYFSGILTFLSSYLAWGIIFYRTENIEIYVFVLVISAIYCTYSDRRLVVILGVMALVLEVAKSIYDYNRLDNFNFSLYTTMIIASVSFYIIMYIVTNVIDSNISNSIENLRRVEEAKQKQDEIAAEIKKTIKVVSENSNEIDRIVEEISTSSESVAFAIEEISKGATTTAEDIQMQSSHLDKINSDIEESSKACDLMEKSSENAYTVIKQGEDILKELIEESNIVTDNTKEVYGIMKELLEESKEIADITGVISGIAGQTNLLALNASIEAARAGEAGKGFSVVANEVGLLADQCKEATKNIDSIVVKLQNKCNKSSEVVERLTISNGKQNSLVEETDTVFGKINNEISEIMNKNNLVKNSIDEVVKSSDIITASITSISAVSEETMSNSEETAAMSSEYIIHSNHARKLVGELVKVIEQLEKISN from the coding sequence ATGAATGATAGTACTGCATCTATAATAAATTTTGCAAATAGAAAATCTATATTTATCAGTTGGATTATATGTATATTTATGGATATATCTTTGATTAGCAATTCTTTTGAAGAAGGATCACGCTGGTGGGTAAATGCCATTTATATTATCTTAATACAAATTCCTATAATATTGGCCACAATAGCTTATAAGAAGAATAATAAAAATTATTTTTCAGGTATATTAACTTTTTTATCATCATATTTAGCTTGGGGAATAATATTTTATAGAACAGAAAATATAGAAATATATGTTTTCGTATTAGTGATATCCGCAATATACTGTACTTATTCAGATAGGAGACTAGTAGTTATCCTTGGGGTGATGGCATTAGTTTTAGAAGTTGCAAAAAGTATATATGATTATAATAGATTAGATAATTTCAATTTTTCATTATATACTACTATGATTATAGCTTCAGTATCATTTTATATTATTATGTATATCGTAACTAATGTAATTGACAGTAATATTAGTAATTCTATAGAGAATTTAAGAAGAGTTGAAGAAGCGAAACAAAAACAAGATGAAATTGCAGCAGAAATAAAGAAGACTATAAAAGTTGTATCAGAAAATTCTAATGAGATAGATAGAATTGTTGAAGAGATATCTACTTCATCTGAATCAGTAGCTTTTGCAATAGAAGAAATATCAAAAGGGGCTACTACTACAGCGGAAGATATACAAATGCAATCTAGTCATTTAGATAAAATAAATTCAGATATAGAAGAATCATCAAAGGCATGTGATTTGATGGAAAAATCTTCAGAAAATGCTTACACAGTAATAAAGCAAGGAGAAGATATTTTAAAAGAGCTTATTGAAGAATCTAATATAGTTACTGATAATACAAAAGAAGTATATGGTATTATGAAGGAACTTTTAGAAGAATCAAAAGAAATAGCAGATATTACTGGTGTTATATCTGGAATAGCAGGTCAAACTAATCTTTTAGCATTAAATGCATCTATAGAAGCAGCTAGAGCTGGAGAAGCAGGAAAAGGATTTAGTGTCGTTGCAAATGAGGTAGGTTTACTTGCAGATCAATGTAAGGAAGCAACTAAGAATATTGATAGTATTGTAGTAAAGCTTCAAAACAAGTGTAATAAATCTAGTGAAGTAGTTGAAAGACTTACTATAAGTAATGGAAAACAAAATAGTTTAGTAGAAGAGACTGATACTGTTTTTGGTAAAATAAATAATGAAATTAGTGAAATAATGAACAAGAATAATTTAGTTAAAAACAGTATAGATGAGGTTGTGAAATCAAGTGATATAATCACTGCATCAATAACAAGTATATCTGCTGTATCAGAGGAAACTATGTCTAATTCAGAAGAAACTGCAGCAATGTCTAGTGAATATATAATTCATTCTAATCATGCAAGAAAATTAGTTGGAGAATTAGTGAAGGTTATAGAACAATTAGAAAAAATAAGCAATTAA
- a CDS encoding bifunctional homocysteine S-methyltransferase/methylenetetrahydrofolate reductase: MIKDYLKDKILVTDGAMGTYYMRDKVNAVPCCELANILNPEEIKKIHMEYIEAGAKLIRTNTFAANREALDVTDEELKKIIVNGYKIAKDAAKGKEVFVAASIGPIRTNVEKDVDIFSEYKYIVDNFLEVGADIFVFETFSKLDYLDKISTYIKGKNKDAFIITNFAIMGDGFTRDGVSLNKIISEIKTYKSVDIYGFNCGSGPTHLYKLLKEIDIKDDIVAVLPNTGYPEVINERTIYPNNPEYFGYKMMDFKRLGFRILGGCCGTSPEHIKKIVEALNRNDKLEIKRYKQEEGNNNITLKKENKFLGKLKENKFVLAVELAPPFDTSIDKMMHCAKVCKDNNIDLVTIPDSPMSKVRVDSIILATKIKREIGIDAMPHICCRDKNTNAIRSGLMGAHIEDIRNVLALTGDPMSDINKLETKSVFNLNSFKLINLISEMNEEVFTDDNIAIGGALNLNVRNKDIEVSRMKKKIERGANFFLTQPIYDDETFEYLKKVKEENNVKILGGILPIVSYKNAQFLNNELPGVHIPEKYLNRFTLDMDKEEAEKVGIEIAVELGNKMKDIVDGFYFITPFKRVEMIIKIIDRII; the protein is encoded by the coding sequence ATGATAAAAGATTATTTAAAAGATAAAATATTAGTAACTGATGGAGCTATGGGGACTTATTATATGAGGGACAAGGTAAATGCTGTGCCTTGTTGTGAGTTAGCTAATATACTTAATCCAGAAGAAATAAAGAAAATTCATATGGAATACATAGAAGCAGGAGCAAAACTTATAAGAACAAATACTTTTGCTGCTAATAGAGAAGCTTTAGATGTTACCGATGAGGAATTGAAAAAGATAATAGTTAATGGATATAAAATAGCAAAAGATGCTGCAAAAGGAAAAGAAGTATTTGTAGCAGCTTCTATAGGTCCAATTAGAACAAATGTTGAAAAAGATGTGGATATATTTTCCGAATACAAATATATTGTGGATAATTTTCTAGAAGTTGGAGCTGATATATTTGTTTTTGAAACATTTAGTAAATTAGATTACTTAGATAAAATATCTACGTATATAAAAGGTAAAAATAAAGATGCTTTTATAATAACTAATTTTGCAATCATGGGTGATGGCTTCACTAGAGATGGAGTTAGCTTAAACAAAATTATAAGTGAAATAAAAACATATAAATCTGTAGATATATATGGATTCAATTGTGGATCTGGTCCAACACATTTATATAAATTGTTAAAAGAGATAGATATAAAAGATGATATAGTAGCAGTATTACCGAATACTGGATATCCTGAAGTTATAAATGAAAGAACTATATATCCTAATAATCCAGAGTATTTCGGATATAAGATGATGGATTTTAAGAGATTAGGATTTAGAATTCTTGGTGGGTGTTGTGGTACAAGCCCAGAACATATTAAGAAAATAGTTGAAGCATTAAATAGAAATGATAAATTAGAAATAAAAAGATATAAACAAGAAGAAGGTAATAACAATATCACTTTAAAGAAAGAAAATAAATTTTTAGGAAAGTTAAAAGAAAATAAATTTGTTTTAGCTGTTGAATTGGCACCTCCTTTTGATACGTCTATAGATAAGATGATGCATTGTGCCAAGGTATGCAAAGATAATAATATTGATTTAGTTACAATACCAGACTCGCCAATGTCTAAAGTAAGAGTTGATTCAATTATCCTAGCTACAAAGATAAAAAGAGAAATTGGTATAGATGCAATGCCTCATATATGTTGTAGAGATAAAAATACTAATGCAATAAGATCTGGTCTTATGGGAGCTCATATTGAGGATATAAGAAATGTATTAGCACTTACAGGAGATCCAATGTCTGATATTAATAAGTTAGAAACAAAGAGTGTATTTAATCTTAATTCATTTAAACTTATTAATTTAATTTCTGAGATGAATGAAGAAGTTTTCACTGATGATAATATAGCTATTGGTGGTGCATTAAATTTAAATGTTAGAAACAAAGATATTGAAGTTTCAAGAATGAAGAAAAAGATAGAAAGAGGAGCAAACTTTTTTTTAACACAACCTATTTATGATGATGAAACTTTTGAATATCTTAAGAAGGTGAAAGAGGAAAATAACGTAAAAATATTAGGAGGCATCTTACCAATAGTAAGTTATAAAAATGCTCAATTCTTAAATAATGAATTGCCAGGAGTGCATATACCTGAGAAATATCTAAATAGATTTACACTAGATATGGACAAAGAGGAAGCGGAAAAAGTAGGAATAGAGATTGCGGTAGAGTTAGGCAATAAGATGAAAGATATTGTAGATGGATTTTATTTTATAACACCATTTAAAAGAGTGGAAATGATAATAAAAATCATAGATAGAATTATATAA
- a CDS encoding beta-propeller domain-containing protein → MNDKEIIDKIKKESDNLKIPDTLSPDIIEKKLKSKKSFNKNNYLKFATIAATLAFIVICSFIIKANNNEIKTTSDIINSSENYNEIFSLFKAIEKRNNSKIPGIKSSTDTYDSIKESDDTSMGSCDTSKTEDFSTTNTQVDGVDEGDIIKNDEKYIYSTNGNKINIVETNNGNMKLISTISTDNNYIDEIYISGNILVVIGNKSNTSKSTTSNKKAICGLHCNTVISTSIYDISNKNKISLINTVTSTGNYSSSRLVDDYLYMFSNFYINDIEDKDTTEDYIPYLNNKAMPSDCILIPSSPDNASYVVITSLKISDPKDFTDKKAIVASGNDFYVSEKNIYIYSSLWNRKENFSTETEIIKFSYDNGIITAKASNIIKGILNNSFSMDEYNDNLRLVSTIESFATSSSNFSRKNSLYILDENLELIGSIEDLAPNERIYSARFLGDTGYFVTFRETDPLFSVDLSNPKEPKILGELKIPGFSSYLHPYDNNLLLGIGMEIDENTNEEIGIKLSMFDISDPSNVKEVNKLVLDKFCYSDALYNHKTVFIDTTKNIFGFEATGYSNYNNSFHKYLTYSYDKEKGFISKISTDLNLESNNDTRGLYIGNTLYIVSLGEGIQSFNLDTSDKISEIKLSNN, encoded by the coding sequence ATGAATGATAAGGAAATTATAGATAAAATAAAAAAAGAATCTGATAATTTAAAAATTCCTGACACATTATCACCAGATATAATTGAAAAAAAACTTAAATCTAAAAAAAGCTTCAATAAGAATAATTACTTAAAATTCGCTACTATAGCTGCTACATTAGCATTTATTGTTATTTGCAGTTTTATCATAAAAGCTAACAATAATGAAATAAAAACCACTTCTGATATTATTAACTCATCAGAGAATTACAACGAAATTTTTTCCCTTTTTAAAGCTATAGAGAAACGTAACAACTCTAAAATTCCAGGTATAAAAAGCTCCACTGATACTTATGATAGTATAAAAGAATCTGATGATACCTCTATGGGAAGTTGTGATACATCAAAAACTGAAGATTTTTCCACAACCAATACACAAGTTGATGGCGTCGACGAAGGGGATATTATTAAAAATGATGAAAAATACATCTATTCTACTAATGGAAATAAGATAAATATAGTAGAAACAAATAACGGCAACATGAAGTTAATTTCTACAATTAGTACAGATAATAACTATATAGATGAAATATATATTAGTGGAAATATTCTTGTAGTAATAGGTAATAAATCTAATACTTCAAAAAGCACTACCTCTAATAAAAAAGCTATATGTGGTCTTCATTGTAATACCGTTATTTCCACATCTATATATGATATATCTAATAAAAATAAAATTTCTTTAATAAACACTGTAACTTCTACTGGTAATTATAGTAGTTCAAGGTTAGTTGATGACTATTTATATATGTTTTCAAATTTCTATATTAATGATATAGAAGACAAAGATACTACAGAAGATTATATTCCTTACTTAAATAATAAAGCTATGCCTTCTGATTGCATACTAATACCATCATCACCTGACAATGCATCTTATGTTGTAATTACATCTTTAAAAATATCTGATCCAAAAGATTTTACTGATAAAAAAGCAATAGTCGCTTCTGGTAATGACTTTTATGTTAGTGAAAAAAATATTTATATTTATTCTAGCCTATGGAACAGAAAAGAAAATTTTTCAACGGAAACAGAGATTATTAAATTTAGTTATGATAATGGTATTATAACTGCTAAAGCTTCTAATATCATAAAGGGAATATTAAATAATTCCTTCTCTATGGATGAATATAATGATAATTTAAGATTAGTATCTACAATTGAATCTTTCGCTACTTCATCTTCAAATTTTTCTAGGAAAAATTCATTATATATATTAGATGAAAATTTAGAACTTATAGGTTCTATAGAGGACTTAGCCCCTAATGAACGTATTTATTCTGCAAGATTTTTAGGGGATACAGGATATTTTGTTACCTTTAGAGAAACGGACCCTCTATTTTCTGTAGATTTGTCTAATCCAAAAGAACCTAAAATTTTAGGTGAACTAAAAATACCAGGATTCTCATCATATCTTCATCCTTACGATAATAACTTACTATTAGGTATTGGTATGGAAATTGACGAGAATACTAATGAAGAGATAGGCATAAAATTATCAATGTTTGATATATCAGATCCTAGCAATGTTAAAGAAGTAAATAAATTAGTATTAGATAAATTTTGCTACTCTGATGCCCTTTATAATCATAAGACTGTTTTCATAGATACAACTAAAAATATATTTGGCTTTGAGGCTACTGGATATTCTAATTATAACAATTCATTTCATAAATATTTAACTTACTCCTATGATAAAGAAAAAGGATTTATTAGTAAAATAAGTACAGATTTGAATCTAGAGTCTAATAATGATACTAGAGGATTATATATAGGAAATACATTATATATTGTTTCATTAGGCGAAGGAATTCAAAGTTTTAATTTAGATACCTCTGATAAAATTAGTGAAATTAAATTATCTAATAACTAA
- the purD gene encoding phosphoribosylamine--glycine ligase: MKVLVLGSGGREHAIAYKCAESSKVEKVYVAPGNGGTAIENKCENVNISKIDEFVAFAKKEAIDLTIVGPEVYLVEGVVDTFKKEGLKIFGPGKIGAQLEGSKSFSKDFMKKYNVKTAAYEVFTEVEPAIEYLKTVDYPIVIKADGLAAGKGVVISETYEDAVSTVKSFIVDDVFKGAGQKIVIEEFLTGPEASILAITDGKTMLPFISSKDHKKIHEGETGPNTGGMGVIAPNPYFTKEVEEDFIKNIMNPTLEGIREEGFDFTGIVFFGVMITQKGVYALEYNVRMGDPETQAVLPLMDSDLVEVIEKALDGKLSEVTLEWKNGHSCCITGASKGYPASYPTGFKITVNDKFASKLFIAGAKEEDGELLTTGGRVLNVVAIDSTLEDARAKAYNDMKNVDFEGLYYRKDIGEIK; the protein is encoded by the coding sequence ATGAAAGTTTTAGTTTTAGGTAGCGGTGGAAGAGAACATGCTATAGCATATAAATGTGCAGAAAGTTCAAAAGTGGAAAAGGTATATGTGGCACCAGGGAACGGTGGTACAGCTATAGAAAACAAATGTGAAAATGTTAATATATCTAAGATAGATGAATTTGTTGCTTTTGCTAAAAAAGAAGCTATTGATTTAACAATAGTAGGACCAGAAGTATATCTTGTAGAAGGTGTTGTAGATACATTTAAAAAAGAAGGTTTAAAGATTTTTGGACCAGGTAAAATTGGAGCACAGCTAGAAGGAAGTAAGTCTTTTTCAAAGGACTTCATGAAGAAATATAATGTTAAAACTGCTGCATATGAGGTATTTACAGAAGTTGAACCGGCTATAGAATATTTAAAGACTGTAGATTATCCAATAGTAATAAAAGCAGATGGACTAGCTGCAGGAAAAGGTGTTGTAATAAGTGAAACTTATGAAGATGCTGTTTCTACTGTAAAATCATTTATCGTTGATGATGTATTTAAAGGTGCGGGGCAAAAGATAGTAATAGAAGAATTTTTAACAGGACCTGAAGCATCAATTCTTGCCATTACTGATGGTAAGACTATGTTGCCATTTATATCTTCAAAAGATCATAAGAAAATTCATGAAGGTGAAACTGGACCAAATACAGGGGGAATGGGAGTTATAGCTCCAAATCCATACTTTACAAAAGAAGTAGAAGAAGATTTTATAAAGAACATAATGAATCCAACATTAGAAGGTATAAGAGAAGAAGGATTTGACTTTACAGGAATAGTATTCTTTGGTGTAATGATAACTCAAAAAGGTGTTTATGCTTTAGAGTATAATGTAAGAATGGGAGATCCTGAAACACAAGCAGTACTTCCACTTATGGATAGTGATCTTGTAGAAGTTATTGAAAAAGCTTTAGATGGTAAGTTATCAGAAGTAACATTAGAGTGGAAAAATGGACATTCTTGTTGTATAACAGGAGCATCAAAAGGATATCCAGCAAGTTATCCTACTGGTTTTAAAATTACTGTTAATGATAAATTTGCTTCAAAATTATTTATAGCAGGAGCAAAAGAAGAGGATGGAGAGCTTCTTACTACAGGAGGAAGAGTTCTAAATGTAGTAGCTATAGATAGTACATTAGAAGATGCTAGAGCTAAAGCTTATAATGATATGAAAAACGTAGATTTTGAAGGACTTTATTATAGAAAAGATATTGGTGAAATAAAATAA
- a CDS encoding uracil-DNA glycosylase, translating into MVEFNNKWDDILSGEFSKDYYINLRKFLIDEYKNKKIYPSMYDIFNALKLTSYEDVKIVILGQDPYHGENQAHGLAFSVNKGIKIPPSLLNMYKELQNDLGCFIPNNGYLVPWAEQGVLLLNTVLTVREGEPNSHKNKGWEIFTDKVISKLNEREDPIIFILWGNNAKEKLKLITNKSHFILTAPHPSPLSASRGFFGCKHFSKANDILKSLHKKEIDWQINNI; encoded by the coding sequence ATGGTTGAATTTAATAATAAATGGGATGATATATTATCAGGGGAATTTTCTAAGGATTATTATATAAATCTTAGAAAATTTCTTATTGATGAATATAAAAATAAAAAGATATATCCTAGTATGTATGATATATTTAATGCTTTAAAATTAACATCATATGAAGATGTTAAAATAGTTATATTAGGTCAAGATCCTTATCATGGAGAGAATCAAGCTCATGGCTTAGCTTTTTCTGTAAATAAAGGAATTAAGATTCCACCATCTTTATTAAATATGTATAAGGAATTGCAAAATGATTTAGGATGTTTCATCCCTAATAATGGATATCTAGTACCTTGGGCAGAACAAGGAGTTTTGCTTTTAAATACAGTATTAACAGTTAGAGAAGGGGAACCAAATTCTCATAAAAACAAAGGTTGGGAGATATTTACTGATAAAGTTATCTCAAAATTAAACGAAAGAGAAGATCCTATAATATTTATATTATGGGGAAATAATGCTAAAGAAAAACTAAAACTTATAACAAATAAGAGCCATTTTATTTTAACAGCACCACATCCTAGTCCGTTATCAGCTTCAAGAGGATTTTTTGGATGTAAACATTTTTCAAAAGCAAATGATATTTTAAAATCACTACATAAAAAAGAAATAGACTGGCAAATAAATAATATATAA
- a CDS encoding methyl-accepting chemotaxis protein: protein MDNQKKFNMYANKMNLIVSWILAIITDLGLLLSVYMGRINPIVVVGILSYLQIMLIVATVTYRKDKSDSKVGMLSFFSLYIPWVLTIFASKELIMYTFAFPLLTISALYAKKNRTIFFISLTSVIEVIKIILDGIVNIRENLIAYIIMLAASAAFFITLYIVVTVIEKYMRVSGENLHEIMKAKAKQEADFERNIRIAQSVSENSNIVSNLVEEIKSSTEAVTCAIEEIAQGASTTAEDIQSQSESVEEIQSKIEGAVEECNIMDETSNNASEVINEGTDIVQKLTLESNIVTRNTEEVAKLMGELQDECEEIASIISVIQGIAKQTNLLALNASIEAARAGEMGKGFSVVANEVGTLAGQCSEATKNISDIINNLQQKANKSTDVVSKLTISNNVQNELVNRTEEVFNKIDKDVESIILGNEKVKSRIIDILKSNDVIVKSITNISAISEETMSNTEETLAMSNENITQANETNRLIKELVSIVNELIK from the coding sequence ATGGATAATCAGAAAAAGTTTAATATGTATGCTAATAAGATGAATTTAATTGTTTCATGGATATTAGCAATTATAACAGACTTAGGCTTATTATTGTCTGTTTATATGGGGAGAATCAATCCAATAGTTGTTGTAGGAATACTTTCATATTTGCAGATAATGCTAATTGTAGCTACTGTTACTTACAGAAAAGATAAATCAGATAGTAAAGTAGGAATGCTTTCATTTTTTTCTCTATATATACCATGGGTACTAACTATATTTGCTAGTAAAGAACTAATAATGTACACATTTGCATTTCCGTTATTAACAATATCTGCTTTATATGCAAAAAAGAATAGAACTATTTTTTTCATCTCTCTAACTTCAGTTATAGAAGTTATTAAGATAATATTAGATGGTATTGTGAATATAAGGGAGAATTTGATAGCTTATATAATTATGTTAGCAGCTTCAGCAGCATTTTTTATAACTCTATATATAGTTGTTACAGTTATTGAAAAATATATGAGGGTATCTGGTGAAAACCTACATGAAATTATGAAAGCAAAAGCTAAACAAGAAGCTGATTTTGAAAGAAATATAAGAATAGCTCAATCTGTAAGTGAAAATTCCAATATAGTAAGTAATTTAGTAGAAGAAATAAAGAGTTCTACAGAGGCGGTTACTTGTGCTATAGAAGAAATAGCGCAAGGAGCTAGTACAACTGCTGAAGATATACAAAGTCAATCTGAAAGTGTAGAAGAGATACAATCAAAAATAGAAGGGGCAGTTGAAGAATGTAATATTATGGATGAAACTTCAAATAACGCTTCTGAAGTAATAAATGAAGGTACGGATATAGTTCAAAAACTTACATTAGAATCAAATATTGTTACAAGAAATACAGAAGAAGTAGCTAAGTTAATGGGTGAATTACAAGACGAGTGTGAAGAAATAGCTAGTATTATATCAGTGATTCAAGGTATAGCAAAACAAACTAATCTTTTAGCATTAAATGCATCGATAGAAGCAGCTAGAGCAGGAGAAATGGGGAAAGGTTTTAGTGTAGTAGCTAATGAAGTTGGAACTTTAGCTGGACAATGTAGTGAAGCAACAAAAAATATAAGTGACATTATTAATAATCTTCAACAAAAAGCTAACAAATCTACAGATGTAGTAAGTAAGTTAACTATTAGCAATAATGTACAAAATGAATTAGTTAATAGAACAGAAGAAGTATTTAATAAGATTGACAAGGATGTAGAAAGTATAATATTAGGAAATGAAAAAGTAAAAAGTAGAATTATAGATATATTAAAATCTAATGATGTTATTGTAAAATCTATAACAAATATATCAGCTATTTCTGAAGAAACTATGTCCAATACAGAAGAAACTTTAGCGATGTCAAATGAAAATATTACTCAAGCTAATGAGACAAATAGATTAATAAAAGAGTTAGTTTCTATCGTTAATGAGTTGATAAAATAA